The sequence GCCGCCCTTGAAGTTAAAGGCGCCGCAATAGGCGCGTGAGTTCATGTCGAACTTGCCGAGCTTGATGATTTCGGCACCGCCGGAGATTTCCTCCCATACCGTCTTATTGCCGTCAAGCGCGTCGCGGCTCTGGTCGACATAGCTGAGATGCACCGTCTCGCCGATACGGACCGTGCCGGCATCCGGCTTTTCCTGCCCGGTGATCATCTTGAACAGGGTCGTCTTGCCGGCGCCGTTCGGGCCAATGATGCCAACGATGCCGCCGGGCGGCAGCTTGATCGACAGATCGTTGATCAGCGTGCGGCCTTCGAAGCCCTTGGTGATGCCCTCCATCTCGATCACCACCTGGCCGAGACGCTCGCTGACCGGAATGATGATCTGCGCATCGCCGGGACGCTGATTTTCGGCAGCATCGACCAGCTGTTCGTAAGCGTTGATACGCGCCTTGGACTTGGCCTGGCGGGCCTTGGGGCTGGAGGCAATCCATTCCTGTTCGCGGCTGATCGCCTTCTGGCGGCCAGCTTCTTCGCGGGCCTCCTGCTGCATGCGCTTGGCCTTGGCCCGCAGATAGGCGGAATAGTTGCCTTCGTAGGGAATGCCACGACCGCGGTCGAGTTCGAGAATCCAGCCGGTAACATTGTCGAGGAAGTAGCGGTCGTGGGTGATCATCATCACGGCGCCCGGATAGTCGCGCAGGTGCTTTTCCAGCCAGGCAATGGTCTCAGCGTCGAGATGGTTGGTCGGTTCGTCGAGCAGCAGCAGGTCCGGCTGCGAGAGAAGCAGGCGGCACAGTGCGATACGGCGGCGCTCACCGCCTGAAAGGCTGGTGACTTCGGCATCGCGCGGCGGGCAGCACAAGGCTTCCATCGCCATCTCCACCTGGCTTTCCAGATCCCAGAGGTTCTGGCTGTCGATGATATCCTGGAGCTTGGCGCCCTCTTCCGCGGTCTCGTCGGAATAGTTCATCATCAATTCGTTGTAGCGATTGAGGATTTCGGTTTTCTTGGCAACGCCTTCCATGACGTTTTCGAAAACCGTCTTGTTGGGATCGAGCTGAGGCTCCTGCGCCAAGTAGCCGATGGTGGCGCCTTCGGCCAGCCAGGCTTCGCCGGTATATTCCTTGTCGAGGCCGGCCATGATGCGCAGCACGGTCGACTTACCTGCACCGTTCGGGCCGAGAATACCGATCTTGGCGTCGGGGTAGAAGGAGAGATGGATATTCTCGAGAATCTTCTTGGCGCCATAGGACTTATTCAGACCGGCCATATGATAAATGAACTGACGTGCCATAGCTTGGGTTGCTCCACGGACGAATAGCGTTGCGATTTGTGCCGCTATGTAGGCGAAACCCCGCCCTCGGGCAACGGCGAAACCTTGTCCGAGGGCATTATCCGCGTCAGAAAGGCCGTATTTTCTCAGAAACCGGCCGCGTCCACCACACCCCGATCACAGCCGAAGGAGGTGCTGCCGGCCCCCTGGATCAGT comes from Rhizobium tropici CIAT 899 and encodes:
- the ettA gene encoding energy-dependent translational throttle protein EttA → MARQFIYHMAGLNKSYGAKKILENIHLSFYPDAKIGILGPNGAGKSTVLRIMAGLDKEYTGEAWLAEGATIGYLAQEPQLDPNKTVFENVMEGVAKKTEILNRYNELMMNYSDETAEEGAKLQDIIDSQNLWDLESQVEMAMEALCCPPRDAEVTSLSGGERRRIALCRLLLSQPDLLLLDEPTNHLDAETIAWLEKHLRDYPGAVMMITHDRYFLDNVTGWILELDRGRGIPYEGNYSAYLRAKAKRMQQEAREEAGRQKAISREQEWIASSPKARQAKSKARINAYEQLVDAAENQRPGDAQIIIPVSERLGQVVIEMEGITKGFEGRTLINDLSIKLPPGGIVGIIGPNGAGKTTLFKMITGQEKPDAGTVRIGETVHLSYVDQSRDALDGNKTVWEEISGGAEIIKLGKFDMNSRAYCGAFNFKGGDQQQKVGNLSGGQRNRVHLAKMLKAGGNVLLLDEPTNDLDTETLGALESALENFAGCAIIISHDRMFLDRLATHILAFEGEGHVEWFEGNFEDYEQDKIRRLGPDALNPGSQAHKRLTR